The Oreochromis niloticus isolate F11D_XX linkage group LG2, O_niloticus_UMD_NMBU, whole genome shotgun sequence genome includes a region encoding these proteins:
- the LOC106097346 gene encoding zinc finger BED domain-containing protein 1, with protein sequence MEAHLRVVGPMNGKFVFHKRPDGTIDKGKVVCLECKKEFAYHRSSSSLAYHLNAKHPAASAATASSEDVSNIASQSKAFRQTKLENTPRMSKSATDKLTNVIAKWIAMNCRPINIVEDEGLTEVLQIASNDPSYKPPCRTTVTTKISKMYDGEKKNKLEILAEDSPNCVAITGDHWTSAGNHSYFGVTGHFIDSEWNLNSFALTVMRTETRHFADKCAEQFLKVANDWGIENKISTIGTDSAANMLAAMRALPYEHIACNAHILQRTITVCLDSSGFVGVLAKCRKIVGHFKQSPASTTELNQQQVALGKKSDQLIQDVPTRWNSTLAMVSRLLCNREAVQATLDQQNHRLVLPTEAEWAKLQRLELLLEPCKYVTELLGGEAYVSCSVVLPAFRHLYRVMDITDDDPAYVVKFKNAFQKDLAARRANGNEIWFEVATALDPRFKDLKCLPREKREQVWTILENMLQAAEPRRADSLQPSTEDDGPAQKKRRSELLLGSDSDSEDGIESGELQCYRAEPSISIDDCPLQWWYAHSGVYEKLSVLAQKYLASPATSVPCERLFSLAGHIVQKKRAALLPENVTRLVCLSDWLRKKK encoded by the exons ATGGAGGCGCATCTGAGAGTTGTTGGCCCAATGAACGGGAAATTTGTATTTCATAAACGCCCCGACGGCACCATTGACAAAGGTAAAGTGGTCTGCCTAGAGTGTAAGAAGGAGTTTGCTTACCACCGAAGCAGCTCAAGTTTGGCCTATCACCTCAACGCAAAGCACCCAGCCGCGAGTGCAGCAACAGCTAGCAGTGAAGACGTTAGCAATATAGCAAGCCAGAGCAAAGCTTTTCGCCAAACAAAACTAGAGAATACCCCTCGTATGAGCAAGTCTGCGACCGACAAGCTGACTAATGTTATTGCCAAGTGGATAGCGATGAACTGTAGGCCGATAAATATAGTAGAGGACGAAGGATTGACAGAGGTGTTGCAAATTGCGTCCAATGACCCGTCATACAAGCCGCCGTGCAGGACTACAGTAACGACCAAAATCAGCAAAATGTACGACGgcgaaaagaaaaacaaacttgagATTTTGGCGGAGGATTCTCCCAACTGTGTTGCTATAACCGGAGATCACTGGACCTCAGCTGGCAACCACAGCTATTTTGGGGTGACTGGACACTTTATTGATAGTGAGTGGAACCTCAACTCATTTGCACTGACCGTCATGAGAACAGAAACCAGGCACTTTGCTGATAAATGCGCCGAACAGTTCCTCAAGGTAGCAAATGACTGGGGTATTGAAAACAAGATATCCACCATTGGCACAGACAGCGCAGCAAACATGCTGGCTGCTATGAGAGCACTTCCATATGAGCACATCGCCTGCAATGCTCACATTCTCCAGAGGACCATCACGGTATGTCTCGATAGCAGTGGTTTTGTCGGTGTACTGGCAAAGTGCCGCAAGATTGTTGGTCATTTTAAACAAAGCCCTGCGAGTACCACAGAACTTAACCAACAACAAGTAGCACTCGGAAAGAAGAGCGATCAACTTATACAGGATGTACCCACCAGGTGGAACTCGACTCTCGCAATGGTCTCACGCCTCCTATGTAACCGAGAGGCTGTCCAGGCTACGTTGGACCAACAGAACCACAGGTTGGTCTTGCCAACCGAAGCTGAGTGGGCGAAACTGCAGAGGCTGGAGCTCCTGCTTGAACCATGCAA GTATGTGACAGAGCTGCTGGGTGGTGAGGCCTACGTCTCTTGCTCTGTAGTGCTGCCTGCTTTTCGCCATCTGTACCGTGTCATGGACATTACTGATGATGATCCTGCCTACGTGGTGAAGTTCAAGAATGCCTTCCAGAAGGATCTGGCAGCACGACGAGCTAATGGCAACGAGATATGGTTCGAGGTGGCCACAGCATTGGATCCACGGTTTAAGGATTTGAAATGTCTTCCAAGAGAAAAGAGGGAACAG gtGTGGACCATTCTGGAGAATATGCTCCAGGCAGCAGAGCCCAGAAGAGCAGATAGTCTCCAGCCCTCCACAGAGGATGATGGACCAGctcagaagaagaggaggagcgaACTCCTTCTGGGGTCTGACTCTGACTCAGAAGATGGAATTGAGTCTGGAGAGCTGCAGTGCTACAGAGCAGAACCCAGCATCAGTATTGATGACTGTCCCCTGCAGTGGTGGTATGCTCACTCAGGAGTCTATGAAAAGCTGTCAGTCCTAGCACAAAAGTACCTGGCCTCCCCAGCTACCTCTGTACCCTGTGAGAGACTCTTTAGCCTTGCAGGCCACATAGTGCAAAAGAAAAGGGCAGCCTTGCTTCCAGAAAATGTTACCAGGCTGGTGTGTCTTAGCGACTGGCTGAGGAAGAAGAAATGA